The sequence GAGGAGCGCAGCCCGGAGCCCAGGAGTGGAAGAAGACCAGCAACCGCAAGTCTGGAGGGAGCGCGGAGGAGAATATAATCTGAGGTACGTCATGGACACATTTCactttcatgctgtttttaacttttggagGAAAAGATTTTACACTTTACTttgctacatttatttgaaaacatcacCGACttctctggatttttttttttttttttattactatacAGCAGCCttttcatattatttaaaaaaataaaaatactgaattcaGACCAGTATTAGAACTGAATGCTTAAATATAACTCAGGGACTTTTGGATTTGTTTTAGGgacaatttttaagaaaacattgctTCCAAACCCATGcctgcagttttttaaattattttttaaattggtcttttttttttttatttaattttattttttaaattttggtcatttttaaagaaacatttttggtgatttttgaagacacattttttggtcattttttaaagaagaatttgggtgttgttattttttaaagttctgattattttttttaagaaagaaattttttgggccattttttaaagaaaaaatggcatttttttttctttaaaaattttgggTGAAAACATGACTGTCAAACCTGTGGGCcggcagttaaaaaaaatcccccaaaatgaCACTAtttaacacagacagaaactaTTCAAACAGAAATGATCATTGTGACGGTCCTTGAACATGTCAGATTATACTGGTggaacaaaattccatgactattccaaaactttcaaggtATATTTAGTTTCAAAAAacgtttccaggcctggaaattgcattttgcaaatttcatgatttttttatttcagttttttcataACTGTAAGAACCTTTTGCAAGTGTATTTTGAATGCTGgccttttaaatgcaaaatagtATTTCTACATTGTAGTATTTCTATgtatacttaagtaaaagatctgagtactCCTTCCATCACTGATCACTGTTTATAGAAATTATACTTAACTGACACTAACGGAGACAAACAAGAGACGTGAGTGTCTCACCTGGACTGTAGGTGTtttcctccagctctctgtctcCGGGCGGAGTTCGGGGAGGGGTGCGTGGAGGGGAGCGGCAGCCCCTCTTCGGACTGTGCACCCTGCCGTTGGTGATCCCGCTCACCTGCTGGAGGACCGAGCCCACGAATCGAACGCCTCCCCGAGCGCTGCTGTTCACCTGCCAGAGTCAGACACACCGTGAACGCACCGCGCAACTAAAAAAACTACGCTCATTTTTTCTgaacaccacagaagaagaggtGGCGCACGCAAAGTCATAAAAACCAGAAATACTGGAAGTGTGACATTTTATGAGCAAACTGAATTTATTTGCTCTTTGAACGAGAACGTGTGTGATGAAACTGACAGTGAACACAGAGCGTCTCAAAAACACCGtttctgttttacaaaaaatatgaactgAAATGATCCCGAACCAGCTGGTGTTTAAAATCATTATACTTCTTAAAATATGAttccaaacatgttttcttaaaaaaaaaaaaaggggaaagtatttctttttttaaaagtgtcatGAAAATATCcaaattgcacttttttacaGGCCTAAGTAGATTCAATTAAtcagtattttacttatttaagaGATTCTagatcatttttacaacattttagaGGTCAAAGTGtcaagtatttaaattttttacgGTATTTTTATTGGGCTGGAAAGGTGAAATTATCctgtattttacttattttaaggACTTTATTGTCCtgaaaccattaaaatatcCAAATTGTACTTCTTTAAGTATTTTGTACAGGCCTAAATCAATGAAATTATCAAGTATTTCACTTATTTGAGAGATTCTCGAGGCGTGAAAGTTTCCAGATTATGTTTTTCTTACTAAAAAACCACTTCACAGTTATCTTGGGACCCCTTGGGGGGTTCGGACCCACAGGTTGGGCACCGCTGGACTACAGTGATAGTGGGTTTGAGAGGTCGCAGTAAATCCCACTGACCCTGTCGATGAGCGCTCTGACCGTGTCGCCCGTCAGCGAGTCTCCGGGTAACGGCCACTCCTCCACCTTCAGCATGGGCACGCTGTAGCACATGGACGCCATCTGcttactgaaaacacacacacagacacacgagCTGAGCGCTGACGGCGTTTGGCGGTGGAGCTGTTGAGGTCAGTGGGGAGTTTGTGGATCAGTGTCCAGCTGGAGGGTTCATAGTTCAGCTGTAATTGTCACTGAGCTGCAGACGCCAACGCATCCATCATTTATACGCTCAGCAGGAGGCGGCTACCACCTACTGTCTGAGCAATTATCTCAAAACGGTAAACAACTATTTAGGAACCTGAAACGATGGCAGCTCAAACACGACATACTGCAGATTCAGCATCAAAGTGTtgagtgtaaaaaaacacacaatggaGGAGTTTTGGAAGAGgtacccatttttttttctttaaaaaaaagaggaaaacccccccggaaaaaaaaaaaaaaaaaaataaaaaaaaaagattttttaagaaCGTGGTGAGAAGGCTATGAGCATATTTAACAATATGTggcccaaaatttagcaagaaactTGACAAGACTGTGACTGAAAattaagggggggggggggtacataaacaaaaaaccccaaaaataaagagaataaaatgaccaagaaaaagtgctaaaaaactttacaaaaaaattacctgaaatttgcaaaaaaaaaaaagtataaaaacaaacgaacctaaaacaaaaacaagaaaattaccagcaaaaagagctgaaaattgaaaaagctttatgtattttttttttttttatcagtaatataattttaaacataaaaatttcttgtctccttttacaaatttcttgtgggtcatttctagccaagttggtcattgcctttttcctcatttttccaaaagaaatcaaaccaatttgctcaggtttcaaagggttaaaggggtAGTTCAGTTcatttgaagtggggttgtaaaagtacaataatCAGTGTATTCAGTGAATGTATGAAATATACTAACTATGGATCGGTACCCCCcttcaaaaaaagtaatagtgcattaacagaaaaatatcactCAAAGTGTTAACTATTACAGTGAAAGTACATTTTAGGTTGAATAGTCGCTTCCAGAAAGTtctataattacatttttcataatattttgatattattatgaTGCTTTAACatgagcagcattttaatgtgaCAGCTGCTGAATGTCGAACACATTTCAACTACTTAATATGCTGGACAGTTCCATACAAAgtacattattatatattataaatcgATCATATGTTGTGTTTGTAATGtaaaagctttcagataaaGGTAGGTAAGTAAAATGTAAGTAAGGTAAAAGATTTCCCTCTGAAACTGAGTGGAactataaagtagcatgaaattgaaatatttttccattGGTTCATTTTGCATAGAAACACCATCATTAACGTCATTACTTCACCTCTACTGCCTccttatgaaataaaaattatcaTCACAGTTCGAGTATCCCAACCAATCAAACGTCAGAGGTCAGAGATACTTCGTAACCATTGGCTGCTGAGGGACCCCTGTTGTTGGGTGAATTTCCAGCCAATAGAAATCCTGGTAGACAAACAGCAAGTCAAACCAAAACATCCTCCAGTCTCCTCCAGGCACGCCAGTCTGACCTGCTACCGAAGCTCTGCATTAAATATGCAGCTGacttcattcatcattcatctaTTTACTAGACAGTGTGGAGGTGAACATGTGGGCACAGCAGGAAGGCGTGTGTGTCAGACTGTATACACTGATCTGCTCAACAGCATTTGATACTGTCAGTCGTTAATTAACAAACTATAGGTGTAGATAATCGCTGCTCACGTTAAAGGGAGAACTAAAACCCACTTTCCATCAATAACGGGGTGCCACAGGGGTCTATTTCTGGCCCattgttttttacattacacataaataacataatttttccTGACCAATATTTCAATGTTAATGTTGTATGCAGATGATACAGCTTTATATATTCCAGGCTCCTCCCAAACCCAGGCTCATCCTCAGTCTACCTTTAATGCTAAAATAGCAATTATTTCACCTTCATTAAAAGGATTTTACAGCCctaaaaaggtgaaaatatcTAACATTCTCTAAGGATTTTAGAGGCTTAAAGAGGTGAAAGTATCcagtatttaaattattttagcaGATTTTAGTGGCTTGAAAAGATTAACATATACTATATTCCactcatttttaggattttagaatccTAATCATGAAAAGGTGAAAACTTCCACCATTTCACTTATTTTCACGATTCATGAAAAGGTGAAAAGGTTGTACCCAGTATCTcccttatttttaatttttttggtctATCTTACAAGGTAAAAATATCCAGAATTTTACACTTCAGGGTCAtacaaaattgaaataattgTAATGTCACTTATGTTAAGTGTCATTAAGCATCTTAGAGACCAGACCAAgtccaacaaaaatgcaagtaTTCAGTATTTTGCTTATTTGGGCTTTTCTCAGTATCTTAGAGTCCTGAAAAGATAAGCGTATCCAGTATTCAATGTGTTTTAGAGATTTTCAAGGCTgtcaaattaccaaaaaatccaatatttcagttttaaaagattttaatcaATCAGCACTCCAGTCCGTATTTTGATGTccatttttatgcagatgatacaGTTTTATATGTCCCAGGCTCTACTCCAACCCTGACTCATTTCCTTCTTCAATAATACTGATGAAATGAAGTTAATAAACGTGTGTGTCTAAATTTACAATGACTGAAGAAGAAAAGCcctcaaataaaagtaatttcagATGTTCAGGTAATAAATTAAGAGCGTTGTTTGAGGTTTGGTGTTTAAAAGAGGGTTTGGATTGGAGTACCTCGGTCTGGGACGGGCCAGGATGGCTCTGTAGAGCAGACTGAAGGGCAGTGAGCGGGTTCGGCCCACAGACAGGATGATGGGGTGCAGGGCGGTCAGGACGTAGCCCTGTGTGTAGTAGGGCTGCAGCGCCTGAGGCAGCTCGGAGAGCGAAGCCACGTACTGAACTGTAGGACGGCTACCTGCATTAACAGAGAAATGAACAGTCGGAAACAAGTCAGTGAAATGCATTTTAGCGGGTTTATGAAGGTTACTGCCACATGCACTTCAGGCAGATTAGTGGGAAAGAAAAGTGGCATCATGCATTAATGGAAAAGCTTTGGTTCATTCTGAGTTTATTGCCATTTTGCAGCCAACCCTTaatgctgtctgtgttttaagCCTTCTGACGTCCTCTTAATCCACCACAATAGCCCAAAACACAAAGTTATTTTGTTGTCTGTTATGTGACAAAAAagcagga is a genomic window of Plectropomus leopardus isolate mb chromosome 10, YSFRI_Pleo_2.0, whole genome shotgun sequence containing:
- the rftn2 gene encoding raftlin-2 yields the protein MGCGLRKLEDPEDSSPGKIYSTLKRPQVETKTETVYEYVLLDFSLEGSRPTVQYVASLSELPQALQPYYTQGYVLTALHPIILSVGRTRSLPFSLLYRAILARPRPSKQMASMCYSVPMLKVEEWPLPGDSLTGDTVRALIDRVNSSARGGVRFVGSVLQQVSGITNGRVHSPKRGCRSPPRTPPRTPPGDRELEENTYSPDLRLLVFFHSWAPGCAPLDSLACQYHQGALSMRVSRKGQVVSSLEADWLELTAAYYRKGWSLVDSFVYWDTPKGLIYHLM